One Dama dama isolate Ldn47 chromosome 18, ASM3311817v1, whole genome shotgun sequence DNA window includes the following coding sequences:
- the LOC133073005 gene encoding olfactory receptor 4C3D-like yields the protein MDPMSPHNVTKFVLLGLTQNPHLQKILFIVFLFILLFTVLANLLIVITISLSPTLSAPMYFFLTHLSFLDASLTSVTTPKLIIDLLYQRTTISWGACLTQLFMEHFLAGSEVTILIVMAYDRYVAICKPLHYTTIMRQGLCRLLVVVVWTGRILHATVQILFTMDLIFCGPNVIDHFMCDFFSLLELACNSTYRLGIVVAANTGGMCLLIFSMLLVSYAVILSSLKSHGSEGRRKALSTCAAHFTVVVMSFVPCIFTYTRPVAVYPTDKWVTVFFAILTPMFNPIIYTVRNIEVKTAIRNLLKRGVI from the coding sequence ATGGATCCCATGTCTCCTCACAACGTGACCAAATTTGTTCTTCTGGGACTCACACAGAATCCACATTTGCAGAAAATACTCTTCAttgtctttttgttcattttgctATTCACAGTGCTGGCCAACCTGCTAATTGtcatcaccatctccctcagCCCCACACTTTCTGCCCCTATGTACTTCTTCCTTACTCACTTATCCTTCCTAGATGCCTCCTTGACCTCTGTCACCACGCCCAAATTGATAATTGATCTGCTGTACCAGAGGACAACCATCTCCTGGGGTGCCTGCCTGACTCAGCTGTTTATGGAACATTTCCTGGCTGGATCAGAGGTCACCATCCTCAttgtcatggcctatgaccgctacgtggccatctgcaagcctctgCACTACACGACCATCATGCGACAGGGGCTCTGCCggctcctggtggtggtggtctgGACTGggaggatcctgcatgccactgtGCAGATTCTTTTCACCATGGACTTGATCTTCTGTGGTCCCAATGTCATTGACCACTTCATGTGTGATTTTTTCTCACTGTTGGAACTTGCGTGCAATAGTACCTATAGGCTTGGAATTGTGGTGGCAGCTAACACAGGGGGGATGTGCTTGCTTATTTTTTCCATGCTGCTCGTCTCCTACGCAGTCATCCTGAGCTCCCTGAAATCCCATGGCTCTGAAGGACGACGTAAAGCCCTCTCTACATGTGCTGCCCACTTCACAGTAGTGGTAATGTCTTTTGTCCCTTGTATATTCACCTACACGCGTCCTGTGGCTGTGTACCCTACAGACAAGTGGGTGACTGTGTTCTTTGCAATCCTCACTCCTATGTTTAATCCTATCATTTATACAGTGAGAAACATAGAGGTGAAAACTGCCATAAGGAATTTGTTGAAGAGGGGAGTAATTTAG